In Scophthalmus maximus strain ysfricsl-2021 chromosome 16, ASM2237912v1, whole genome shotgun sequence, the following proteins share a genomic window:
- the sox8a gene encoding transcription factor SOX-8a, translating into MTDATKSLTDHAFSPAGSDSSTTLHGSDSESLASPAGSEARGTASRKAHKPGSRAEDERFPACIRDAVSQVLKGYDWSLMPLPSQGERGLKNKPHVKRPMNAFMVWAQAARRKLADQYPHLHNAELSKTLGKLWRLLSETEKRPFIEEAERLRLQHKKDYPDYKYQPRRRKSTKPGLGDCRPGLVQQQQQQDLFKTEPGMARLAGTGETHHHYHPDRTGQSHGPPTPPTTPKTDLHAGSKQDAHRLVDGSGGSAPPPGRQNIDFSNVDISELSTDVIGTIDGFDVHEFDQYLPPNSHSSAVLALQDTSHAHNNPTESFVLPGIHSHSHSSPTWTPKTSGGTPTGMPPSSSSSDTHGPHEDARHRPQIKTEQMSPGHYSSSSSSTPPPPQSEYTAVSSGTCPSSTSSSSSSSANLIEYNDLQSSSFYSAFSGYPSSLYQYPYFHSSRSPYATPLINSLALAPSPHSPPSGWEPPIYTTLTRP; encoded by the exons ATGACAGACGCGACCAAGTCGTTGACGGACCATGCATTCAGTCCAGCGGGCAGCGACAGCTCCACGACCCTGCACGGTTCGGATTCAGAGTCTCTGGCCTCTCCTGCGGGGTCCGAGGCACGAGGGACTGCGTCCAGAAAAGCGCACAAGCCGGGGAGCCGCGCGGAGGACGAGCGCTTCCCCGCCTGCATTCGCGACGCGGTGTCGCAGGTGCTGAAAGGTTACGACTGGTCGCTGATGCCGTTGCCCAGCCAAGGGGAGCGAGGGCTCAAGAACAAACCTCACGTGAAGCGGCCGATGAACGCGTTCATGGTTTGGGCGCAGGCGGCGCGGAGGAAGCTGGCGGATCAGTATCCTCACCTGCACAACGCGGAGCTCAGCAAGACGCTGGGAAAACTGTGGCG GCTTCTCTCTGAAACAGAGAAGCGGCCTTTCATcgaggaggcagagaggctgAGGCTGCAGCATAAGAAAGACTACCCAGACTACAAGTACCAGCCTCGAAGACGCAAAAGCACCAAACCGGGTCTGGGGGACTGTAGACCAGGactggtccagcagcagcagcagcaggacttGTTTAAGACAGAACCTGGGATGGCCAGACTGGCTGGGACAGGGGAAACACATCACCATTACCATCCCGACAGGACAG GTCAGTCTCATGGACCTCCAACACCTCCCACTACCCCTAAAACCGACCTTCACGCGGGAAGCAAACAGGACGCCCACCGGCTTGTGGACGGCAGTGGcggctctgctcctcctcccggcCGTCAGAACATTGACTTCAGCAACGTGGACATCTCAGAGCTCAGCACTGACGTCATCGGCACCATTGACGGATTTGACGTCCACGAGTTTGACCAGTACCTGCCTCCCAACAGCCACAGCTCTGCTGTTCTAGCCCTGCAAGATACAAGCCACGCACATAACAACCCCACGGAATCGTTCGTCCTACCCGGCATCCACTCTCACTCCCACAGTAGTCCCACATGGACACCCAAAACTTCTGGCGGGACTCCCACTGGAATGCCCCCGTCCTCTTCTAGCAGTGACACACATGGGCCCCACGAGGACGCCCGCCACAGACCTCAGataaaaacagagcagatgaGCCCAGGTCACTACagcagctcgtcctcctccactcctccgcCACCACAGTCAGAGTACACCGCCGTCAGTTCAGGCACCTgcccttcctccacctcctcctcgtcgtcttctTCCGCCAACCTAATTGAGTACAATGACCTTCAGAGCTCCAGTTTCTACAGTGCCTTCTCTGGGTACCCTTCTAGTCTGTATCAGTATCCGTACTTCCACTCCTCCAGAAGTCCTTACGCCACACCGCTTATCAACAGCCTGGCCTTGGCGCCGTCTCCGCACAGTCCTCCCTCTGGCTGGGAGCCGCCGATCTACACAACACTCACCAGGCCTTGA